One region of Estrella lausannensis genomic DNA includes:
- a CDS encoding cyclic nucleotide-binding domain-containing protein: MNTKPSTAAHTLIEKSLLLKNTWLMESLELSQLLSIADKLTFSKAGAGEVVFDSGEQAYSIFFISNGSVHLSAQNQNESHIIGRGDFFGEESLLSGLPRAYKAVAGEPTEMFTLSKTNLLAVLHEHPALAVDLLESFASSMQFRQRNFKAGSFSHGGTT; encoded by the coding sequence TTGAATACAAAACCAAGCACGGCAGCCCACACGCTAATCGAAAAGTCGCTTCTGCTCAAGAATACCTGGCTCATGGAAAGCCTTGAGTTAAGCCAGCTGCTTTCCATCGCTGACAAGCTCACCTTCTCCAAAGCCGGCGCAGGCGAAGTTGTGTTCGACTCCGGCGAGCAAGCCTACAGTATCTTTTTTATTTCTAACGGCTCAGTGCATCTTTCGGCTCAAAATCAAAATGAATCTCATATCATCGGACGTGGCGACTTCTTTGGCGAGGAGTCTCTCCTCTCAGGTCTTCCAAGAGCCTACAAAGCTGTGGCTGGCGAGCCGACGGAAATGTTTACCCTCTCAAAGACCAATCTCTTAGCTGTACTGCACGAACATCCCGCCCTAGCGGTCGATCTTCTTGAATCTTTTGCTTCCTCAATGCAGTTTCGACAGCGAAACTTCAAAGCAGGAAGTTTTTCACATGGAGGTACAACATGA
- a CDS encoding chorismate-binding protein yields the protein MLDKEGFGKCASLIECDDGFLIGTGKRQWRGEPNPFKPAFFFPPFFLNCEDPFCVHQETFFLDKCAFQAFLNSAQHREEERFVWSRPEKEPYQLQFNLLRKQIESGQLQKGVPYSRRQSIGTIDSGRIFSILRSAFEKRGRGLLYGFWNADDGMLGVTPEKLFVRKDGTIYVDAVAGTRPTPDFKEKESVEHTLVTQGIKEALTPYGEVAVGQTCPIPYGKLLHLYTPIEVKARAEAPFKELVEKLHPTPALGTYPQKEGAAWLMEADRLIPRRRFGAPAGCIIPERGEARCLVAIRSIQWNDGNIEMFAGGGVTDESEVEKEWDEIQSKFQSIEQMLSV from the coding sequence ATGCTGGATAAGGAAGGTTTCGGTAAGTGCGCAAGCTTAATCGAATGCGATGACGGCTTCTTGATTGGTACCGGTAAGCGGCAGTGGCGGGGCGAGCCCAATCCCTTCAAGCCTGCTTTTTTCTTTCCACCCTTTTTTCTTAATTGCGAAGATCCCTTTTGTGTCCATCAGGAAACTTTTTTTTTAGATAAATGTGCGTTTCAAGCTTTTTTAAACTCAGCGCAGCACCGAGAGGAAGAGCGATTTGTCTGGAGTCGTCCGGAAAAAGAGCCCTATCAGCTTCAATTTAACCTGTTGCGAAAGCAGATAGAGAGCGGACAGCTGCAAAAAGGAGTTCCTTACAGCCGGCGTCAATCCATCGGAACGATCGATAGTGGCAGAATTTTCAGCATTCTGAGGAGTGCTTTTGAAAAACGAGGGCGGGGACTTCTCTACGGATTTTGGAATGCCGACGATGGAATGCTTGGCGTCACCCCCGAGAAGTTGTTTGTGAGAAAAGACGGCACGATCTACGTGGATGCCGTGGCAGGAACGAGGCCTACCCCGGATTTCAAAGAGAAAGAGTCTGTCGAGCACACACTTGTGACCCAGGGGATTAAAGAGGCTTTAACCCCCTATGGCGAAGTCGCGGTTGGCCAGACCTGTCCGATTCCTTACGGAAAGCTGCTCCATCTGTACACGCCGATTGAAGTGAAAGCCCGGGCTGAGGCGCCTTTTAAAGAGCTGGTTGAAAAGCTGCATCCCACGCCAGCGCTTGGGACATATCCTCAAAAAGAGGGCGCTGCCTGGCTGATGGAGGCCGATCGGTTAATACCAAGAAGAAGGTTTGGGGCGCCTGCCGGCTGCATCATTCCTGAGAGAGGTGAGGCAAGATGCCTGGTCGCGATCCGAAGCATTCAGTGGAATGATGGAAATATCGAGATGTTTGCCGGTGGGGGAGTCACTGACGAAAGCGAGGTGGAGAAAGAATGGGACGAGATACAAAGCAAATTTCAATCGATCGAACAGATGCTCAGCGTTTAA